A portion of the Nitratidesulfovibrio termitidis HI1 genome contains these proteins:
- a CDS encoding ABC transporter substrate-binding protein produces MGSRRGAADLSHHQRPELEGREDGFFRVIPVNTTWATALAAHAYATGLREVAIVHETANAPFSSPFAEAFATRFRELGGTVAADLPYATADRQEFAQALRHARQSAASGVLLVCPARDVAMAAQAFHRDGFFPTLYSSSWGYTRELILAGGRDVEGIVFAHAYAADLDDDAFRNFHAAYAARFGWVPNFAAAFAYEAVMVLGEALARAGGDPARLRKTLPEVRNLTGVLGPISLDRYGDVHRRSFILTIRDGEFATLQ; encoded by the coding sequence GTGGGAAGCCGCCGGGGTGCCGCTGATCTCTCCCACCACCAGCGCCCCGAACTGGAAGGCAGGGAGGACGGCTTCTTCCGCGTCATCCCGGTCAACACCACCTGGGCCACGGCGCTTGCCGCGCATGCCTACGCCACGGGCCTGCGCGAGGTGGCCATTGTGCACGAGACCGCCAACGCCCCCTTCTCCTCCCCCTTCGCCGAGGCGTTCGCCACCCGGTTCCGCGAACTGGGAGGCACCGTGGCCGCCGACCTGCCATACGCCACCGCCGACCGGCAGGAATTCGCCCAGGCGCTCCGCCACGCCCGGCAATCGGCCGCATCCGGCGTGTTGCTGGTGTGCCCGGCGCGCGACGTGGCCATGGCCGCCCAGGCCTTCCACCGCGACGGATTCTTTCCCACGCTGTACAGTTCCTCCTGGGGCTACACCCGCGAACTGATCCTGGCGGGCGGCCGCGACGTGGAGGGCATCGTCTTTGCCCACGCCTACGCCGCCGACCTTGACGACGACGCCTTCCGCAACTTCCACGCCGCCTACGCGGCGCGCTTCGGCTGGGTACCCAACTTCGCGGCGGCCTTCGCCTACGAGGCGGTGATGGTTCTGGGCGAGGCCCTGGCACGCGCCGGAGGCGACCCGGCCAGGCTGCGCAAAACCCTTCCGGAAGTCCGCAACCTTACCGGCGTGCTTGGCCCCATCAGCCTCGACCGGTACGGCGACGTGCACCGCCGCTCCTTCATCCTGACCATCCGCGACGGCGAATTCGCGACACTGCAATGA
- the amrA gene encoding AmmeMemoRadiSam system protein A, which produces MPAPHDPADSTRVKDAVGADSGEFRLELSADERAWLLDLARWAVLHRLAESGPMPDGDTSDATLGDRGGMADGPAASEVPAPPPGVLHRSLGAFVTFKKDGHLRGCIGSMVGDGPLYLTVARMARAAAFEDPRFPPVTAAEASALELDISVLGPLTRCPEPSLVRVGRHGLLVRQGYRSGVLLPQVPVEWGWDRETFLAQTCRKAGLPSGAWRNAWKDGYTELYWFEAEVFGDL; this is translated from the coding sequence ATGCCCGCGCCCCATGACCCCGCGGATTCGACTCGCGTGAAAGATGCGGTTGGTGCCGATTCCGGCGAGTTCCGGCTGGAACTGTCCGCCGACGAACGCGCGTGGCTGCTCGATCTGGCCCGCTGGGCCGTGCTGCACAGGCTGGCCGAATCCGGGCCCATGCCGGACGGAGACACGTCGGACGCGACGTTGGGGGACAGGGGCGGGATGGCGGACGGTCCGGCTGCCTCCGAGGTGCCCGCGCCGCCTCCCGGCGTGCTGCACCGCTCCCTGGGGGCCTTCGTCACCTTCAAGAAGGACGGTCACCTGCGCGGCTGCATCGGCTCCATGGTGGGCGACGGGCCGCTGTACCTCACCGTGGCCCGCATGGCCCGTGCGGCGGCCTTCGAAGACCCGCGTTTTCCGCCGGTGACGGCAGCCGAGGCGTCCGCACTGGAATTGGACATCTCCGTGCTCGGCCCGCTCACCCGCTGTCCGGAACCGTCCCTGGTGCGGGTGGGGCGGCATGGGCTGCTGGTGCGCCAGGGCTACCGTTCCGGGGTGCTGCTGCCGCAGGTGCCGGTGGAGTGGGGCTGGGACCGCGAGACCTTTCTGGCCCAGACCTGCCGCAAGGCGGGGCTGCCGTCCGGCGCATGGCGGAATGCGTGGAAGGACGGGTATACCGAACTGTACTGGTTCGAGGCCGAGGTGTTCGGCGACCTGTAA
- a CDS encoding PAS domain-containing sensor histidine kinase: MPKRAVSRTGTAPGTGGASSELPGAGGAPASANAASCANSVDPVNSVPSHCPSSSPSPTCPARTAHATRTEGGDPRGVLPDPPPELFPRPAAQGSVQTPDEELQRLRAEMAVLRHRLRKAEARLLPLDADPETPDMLLDAVPLLALCIDADGRVRMVNRGFESLFGIWRMEARGHRLEELVPPDVATRLAPLLTRAFAGEPRVTGELAVGGRAGERWFNVTLAGRGLPGRSIMCRVLLVGVEITEAVIARRALREIGETRRALLDAAPGAAFLMEPDGTIVAHNSAASRHAWRDGQDMTGESVFTHMPPDMAARRRTELVHCVTTARCCSFEEHDGSRVLRHNLVPVFDAQGRVAQIAVYVHDVTTQRRAEEELHASLERKDRMVHAHEAALGRHERLLRRIYDDVPVGLLHTSAAGNVIEANRALCAITGLTLGEMRGTHVLDLVLPEYRETLTHEMQRNRAERDRVARFEVRVRRPDGEIRLCRVTSTVIWGTDGLPLFGLGVVEDQTELHRLRAEAVRAGQLAALGELAAGVAHEINNPINGIINCAQLMLDDVDAAAQGGMRHEPQPELAGRILREGQRIAGIVRNLLFFGRDRRDTDVRVDLREVLHDALALTRTHMEGDGVVIELDLPDVPLMVVGRPGELQQVFMNLLANAHHALNAAATGGYGEQGEHPELAEQAEQAEQAEQGRLGEPGVAPRPKRLTLTAARSSLGPQREAARKGMTLDGGGDGCRGVCIPERRAARRRGGRLTVSGPCVCVTMADTGTGIAPAVLDRVFEPFFTTKPEGKGTGLGLSISYGIIKSHGGTLMLDSDGVSGSRAVVVLPEAQSDIPPEARPELPQDASAGSPTAPDTPDTHAPGSRGEVAHGEDTAR, translated from the coding sequence ATGCCCAAGCGCGCCGTTTCCCGTACCGGCACGGCTCCCGGCACCGGGGGTGCGTCGTCGGAATTGCCCGGCGCGGGAGGTGCGCCCGCGTCCGCCAATGCGGCCAGTTGCGCCAATTCCGTGGATCCCGTGAATTCCGTTCCCTCTCACTGCCCGTCCAGTTCTCCCAGCCCCACCTGTCCCGCCCGTACCGCCCATGCCACGCGGACGGAGGGCGGCGACCCGCGCGGGGTTTTGCCCGATCCCCCGCCGGAACTGTTTCCCCGGCCTGCCGCGCAAGGCTCCGTCCAGACGCCCGACGAAGAGTTGCAGCGCCTGCGCGCCGAGATGGCCGTGCTGCGCCACCGGCTGCGCAAGGCGGAAGCGCGCCTGCTGCCCCTGGATGCCGACCCCGAAACCCCGGACATGCTGCTGGACGCGGTGCCCCTGCTGGCGCTGTGCATCGACGCGGACGGGCGGGTGCGCATGGTCAACCGGGGGTTCGAATCGTTGTTCGGCATCTGGCGCATGGAGGCACGCGGCCATCGGCTGGAGGAACTGGTGCCCCCCGACGTGGCCACACGGCTGGCCCCCCTGCTGACCCGCGCCTTTGCAGGTGAACCCCGCGTGACCGGCGAACTGGCCGTCGGCGGACGGGCGGGCGAGCGATGGTTCAATGTCACCCTTGCCGGGCGGGGCCTGCCGGGCCGCAGCATCATGTGCCGCGTGTTGCTGGTCGGGGTGGAAATTACCGAGGCGGTCATCGCCCGCCGTGCCCTGCGCGAGATAGGCGAAACCCGCCGTGCCCTGCTGGACGCGGCACCGGGCGCGGCCTTTCTGATGGAGCCGGACGGCACCATCGTGGCCCACAACAGCGCCGCGTCGCGTCACGCCTGGCGCGACGGGCAGGACATGACCGGCGAGAGCGTGTTCACCCACATGCCGCCGGACATGGCCGCAAGGCGTCGGACAGAGCTTGTGCATTGCGTGACCACCGCGCGCTGCTGTTCCTTCGAGGAGCACGACGGCAGCCGCGTGCTACGCCACAATCTGGTGCCCGTGTTCGACGCGCAGGGCCGGGTGGCCCAGATTGCCGTATACGTGCACGACGTGACCACCCAGCGCCGGGCCGAAGAGGAACTGCACGCCAGCCTGGAGCGCAAGGACCGCATGGTCCATGCCCACGAGGCGGCCCTGGGCCGACACGAACGGCTGTTGCGGCGCATCTACGACGATGTGCCCGTGGGGCTGCTGCACACCAGTGCGGCGGGCAACGTCATCGAGGCCAACCGGGCGTTGTGCGCCATCACCGGGCTGACCCTGGGCGAAATGCGCGGCACTCACGTGCTTGATCTGGTGCTGCCCGAATACCGCGAGACGCTGACCCACGAGATGCAGCGCAACCGGGCGGAGCGCGACCGGGTGGCCCGGTTCGAGGTGCGGGTGCGCAGGCCCGATGGCGAGATACGGCTGTGCCGCGTCACCTCCACGGTGATCTGGGGCACCGACGGCCTGCCCCTGTTCGGGCTGGGCGTCGTGGAGGACCAGACCGAACTGCATCGCCTGCGGGCCGAGGCCGTGCGGGCCGGGCAACTGGCCGCCCTGGGCGAACTGGCCGCCGGAGTGGCGCACGAGATCAACAACCCCATCAACGGCATCATCAATTGCGCCCAACTGATGCTGGACGACGTCGATGCGGCGGCGCAGGGCGGCATGCGCCACGAACCGCAGCCCGAACTGGCCGGGCGCATCCTGCGCGAGGGCCAGCGCATCGCGGGCATCGTGCGCAACCTGCTGTTCTTCGGACGCGACCGGCGCGACACCGACGTGCGGGTGGACCTGCGCGAGGTGCTGCACGACGCCCTGGCCCTTACCCGCACCCACATGGAGGGCGACGGGGTGGTCATCGAACTGGACCTGCCCGACGTGCCGCTGATGGTGGTGGGCCGCCCCGGCGAATTGCAGCAGGTGTTCATGAATCTTCTGGCCAACGCCCACCATGCCCTGAACGCGGCGGCGACTGGCGGATACGGGGAGCAGGGAGAACATCCAGAACTGGCAGAACAGGCAGAACAGGCAGAACAGGCAGAACAGGGTCGACTGGGTGAACCCGGTGTCGCCCCGCGCCCCAAGCGCCTGACCCTGACGGCGGCGCGGTCCTCGCTGGGCCCGCAGCGCGAGGCCGCCCGCAAGGGCATGACCCTTGACGGAGGGGGCGATGGCTGCCGGGGCGTATGCATTCCCGAACGTCGCGCCGCGCGGCGCAGGGGCGGGCGGCTGACGGTGAGCGGCCCGTGCGTGTGCGTCACCATGGCCGATACCGGCACGGGCATTGCCCCGGCGGTGCTGGACCGGGTGTTCGAGCCGTTCTTCACCACCAAGCCGGAGGGCAAGGGCACCGGACTCGGCCTGTCCATCAGCTATGGCATCATCAAGAGCCATGGCGGCACGCTGATGCTGGACAGCGACGGCGTTTCCGGCAGCCGCGCCGTGGTGGTGCTGCCCGAGGCGCAGTCCGATATTCCGCCCGAGGCCCGGCCCGAACTCCCGCAAGACGCCAGCGCGGGGTCGCCAACTGCGCCAGACACGCCAGACACGCATGCTCCAGGCAGCCGAGGGGAGGTCGCCCATGGCGAAGATACTGCTCGTTGA
- a CDS encoding universal stress protein, translated as MERHLLLTMGGDGGESWNLRFVAGFFRRKEALRLTLFYVVPDAYASGPGEVILSDVQMRQGLEQLARARRWAVEHGFVPEYVETRAVPRQFGVVRDIVEEAHKGLYDAVVSGRRYLGWLEQTYTTSVSRGLLGEEIAFPLWVCHQPEPDLSDVLLCVDGSGENLRMADHVGFMLATPGAEDHTVTLLHCREPGNGTGHHGMGDHGLAHHGTGNGGVDALPSGEDAIAAAREAVLANGVDESRVRVLMVRARDRADKAETILRVAEQDRFAVVAVGRRTALPDTLMRRMFGRSVSERLHDRVNRFSLWVSK; from the coding sequence ATGGAGCGCCACCTGCTGCTGACCATGGGGGGAGATGGCGGCGAATCGTGGAACCTGCGCTTCGTGGCCGGTTTCTTTCGCCGCAAGGAGGCCTTGCGGCTGACACTGTTCTACGTGGTGCCCGACGCCTACGCCTCCGGCCCCGGCGAGGTGATCCTGTCCGACGTGCAGATGCGCCAGGGGCTGGAGCAACTGGCCAGGGCGCGCCGCTGGGCGGTGGAGCACGGCTTTGTGCCGGAGTACGTGGAAACGCGCGCGGTGCCCCGCCAGTTCGGCGTGGTGCGCGACATCGTCGAAGAAGCCCACAAGGGCCTGTACGATGCGGTGGTGTCGGGCCGCCGGTATCTGGGCTGGCTGGAGCAGACCTACACCACCAGCGTCTCGCGCGGGCTGCTGGGCGAAGAGATCGCCTTTCCCCTGTGGGTATGCCACCAGCCGGAACCGGACCTGTCCGATGTGCTGCTGTGCGTTGACGGATCCGGCGAGAACCTGCGCATGGCCGACCATGTGGGATTCATGCTGGCCACTCCCGGGGCCGAGGACCACACCGTGACCCTGCTGCATTGCAGGGAGCCGGGCAACGGTACGGGCCATCATGGGATGGGCGATCATGGGCTGGCCCATCACGGCACGGGGAATGGCGGCGTCGATGCCCTGCCGTCCGGCGAAGACGCCATCGCCGCCGCGCGGGAGGCCGTGCTGGCCAACGGCGTGGACGAGTCGCGGGTGCGCGTGCTGATGGTGCGTGCCCGGGACAGGGCCGACAAGGCCGAAACCATCCTGCGCGTGGCCGAGCAGGACAGGTTTGCCGTGGTGGCGGTGGGCCGCCGCACGGCCCTGCCGGATACCCTGATGCGCCGCATGTTCGGGCGCAGCGTCAGCGAACGGCTGCACGACCGGGTGAACCGTTTTTCCCTGTGGGTGAGCAAGTAG
- a CDS encoding sensor histidine kinase, giving the protein MNATPTSPDGQSRAPGSPEHGLEHGSAPVRAPRSLRRLLHTRLLIWLMLLGLCILAFAGTFTYLGRKADFERQSALLTATLARYLEEHVDNAALSLARLASALPASPSPARVAEELGRRRSLRQHFARIMLLDNAHRVVFSLPDGPIMVDFPVLRDPQGPGGDRRGYLLGSPAPLPDTGEVVVYISEAIEGGGQLVGALRLNTLQEHVLELLPGDDNAVLLADAYGNLIAHPDLTRVQRQENIGHLPFFKPNGEGTRSAESTVQRVRYGDETWFACTAIVAGPDWTIVTLKRQGAVLSEVASEMIIFLLLLTVLLTVFAVSLLAELEWTIARPLAGFCQSIRLVSGGSYDLPPSGGERLAELADMDREFRDMAATVRQREAALRRTRAYVQQMMDAMPSAIIALDGHCRVVRMNPAALRRTGHVVTPSGAALAELLPDHADTAARLATAMARRTPVDRERMVTLIGGHYRYEDVSLYPMGSGMTGAPEGDGGVLRIDDVTDRVRMEEVLVQSEKMLSVGGLAAGMAHEINNPLGAILQGAQNIQRRLADGLPANEQVAERLGCPLPVIRAYLAERRVLEFLDSIREAGCRAANIITNMLEFSRNSGARRTTIDLHALLDRTLDIAASDYDLKKRYDFRNIAIVRDYAAELPPVVCSEQEIAQVLLNLLRNAAQAIAARPGNMRPGDMRPNDVRPDDTHRDGTHAEGEGADDAAPSAPAVPSALHGGPGRDEPRIVLRTRREGTWMRIDVQDNGTGMPEDVRRRVFEPFFTTKEVGVGTGLGLSVSYFIVTRNHAGCFDVASEPGRGTTFTLRLPLPGSSQAPEVPRGHPGCPL; this is encoded by the coding sequence ATGAACGCAACCCCGACATCCCCAGACGGGCAATCCCGCGCCCCCGGCAGCCCGGAACACGGTCTGGAACACGGTTCTGCCCCCGTCCGCGCGCCGCGCTCGCTGCGCCGCCTGCTGCACACCCGCCTGCTGATATGGCTGATGCTGCTGGGCCTGTGCATCCTGGCTTTCGCGGGCACCTTCACCTACCTTGGGCGCAAGGCCGACTTCGAACGGCAAAGCGCACTGCTGACGGCCACCCTGGCCCGCTACCTTGAAGAGCACGTGGACAACGCCGCCCTGTCGCTGGCCCGGCTGGCCTCGGCCCTGCCCGCCTCGCCCTCGCCCGCCCGCGTGGCGGAGGAACTGGGCCGCAGGCGCTCGCTGCGCCAGCATTTCGCGCGCATCATGCTGCTGGACAACGCGCATCGGGTGGTGTTTTCACTGCCGGACGGCCCGATCATGGTGGACTTTCCCGTGCTGCGCGACCCGCAGGGCCCGGGCGGGGACAGGCGCGGCTATCTGCTGGGCAGCCCCGCCCCCCTGCCGGACACCGGCGAGGTGGTGGTGTACATCAGCGAGGCCATCGAAGGCGGCGGGCAACTGGTGGGCGCCCTGCGGCTGAACACGCTGCAGGAGCACGTGCTGGAACTGCTGCCGGGCGACGACAACGCGGTGCTGCTGGCCGACGCCTACGGCAACCTCATCGCCCACCCCGACCTGACCCGCGTGCAGCGCCAGGAAAACATCGGGCACCTGCCCTTCTTCAAACCCAACGGCGAGGGGACGCGCAGCGCCGAATCCACCGTGCAGCGCGTGCGCTACGGCGACGAAACCTGGTTTGCCTGCACCGCCATTGTGGCCGGGCCCGACTGGACCATCGTCACCCTGAAGCGCCAGGGAGCCGTGCTGTCCGAGGTGGCCAGCGAGATGATCATCTTCCTGCTGCTGCTCACGGTGCTGCTGACCGTGTTCGCCGTATCGCTGCTGGCCGAACTGGAGTGGACCATTGCCCGGCCCCTGGCCGGGTTCTGCCAGTCCATCCGCCTGGTTTCGGGCGGCAGCTACGATCTGCCGCCTTCAGGCGGGGAACGGCTGGCCGAACTGGCCGACATGGACCGCGAATTTCGCGACATGGCGGCCACGGTGCGCCAGCGCGAGGCAGCGTTGCGCCGCACCCGCGCCTACGTGCAACAGATGATGGACGCCATGCCCTCGGCCATCATCGCCCTGGACGGACATTGCCGGGTGGTGCGCATGAACCCGGCGGCACTGCGCCGCACCGGGCATGTCGTGACCCCGTCGGGCGCCGCGCTGGCCGAACTGCTGCCCGACCATGCCGACACCGCCGCACGGCTGGCGACCGCCATGGCCCGCCGCACCCCGGTGGACCGCGAGCGGATGGTCACCCTGATCGGGGGCCATTACCGCTACGAAGACGTTTCGCTGTACCCCATGGGCAGCGGCATGACCGGCGCCCCGGAAGGGGACGGGGGCGTGCTGCGCATCGACGACGTAACCGACCGGGTGCGCATGGAAGAGGTGCTGGTGCAGTCGGAAAAGATGCTGTCCGTGGGCGGGCTGGCGGCGGGCATGGCCCACGAGATCAACAACCCCCTGGGGGCCATCCTGCAAGGGGCGCAGAACATCCAGCGACGGCTGGCCGACGGGCTGCCCGCCAACGAACAGGTGGCGGAACGCCTGGGCTGCCCGCTGCCGGTGATCCGCGCCTACCTAGCGGAACGGCGGGTGCTGGAATTTCTGGACAGCATCCGCGAAGCGGGTTGCCGGGCCGCCAACATCATCACCAACATGCTGGAATTCAGCCGCAACAGCGGGGCGCGCCGCACCACGATAGACCTGCACGCCCTGCTGGACCGCACGCTGGACATTGCCGCCAGCGACTACGACCTGAAGAAGCGCTACGATTTCCGCAACATCGCCATCGTGCGCGACTACGCTGCGGAGCTGCCGCCGGTGGTCTGCTCCGAGCAGGAAATAGCCCAGGTGCTGCTGAACCTGCTGCGCAACGCGGCCCAGGCCATTGCGGCACGGCCGGGGAACATGCGGCCAGGCGATATGCGACCAAACGATGTGCGGCCAGACGACACGCACAGGGACGGGACCCACGCGGAAGGAGAAGGGGCAGATGATGCGGCCCCATCCGCACCGGCCGTACCGTCCGCCTTGCATGGTGGCCCCGGAAGGGACGAGCCGCGCATCGTGCTGCGCACCCGACGCGAAGGCACATGGATGCGCATCGACGTGCAGGACAACGGCACCGGCATGCCGGAAGACGTGCGGCGGCGGGTGTTCGAGCCGTTCTTCACCACCAAGGAGGTGGGCGTGGGCACGGGGCTTGGCCTGTCGGTGTCCTACTTCATCGTCACCCGCAACCATGCGGGCTGCTTTGACGTGGCCTCGGAACCGGGGCGGGGCACCACCTTCACGCTGCGCCTGCCCCTGCCCGGCAGCAGCCAGGCGCCCGAAGTGCCGCGTGGCCATCCCGGCTGCCCGTTGTAG
- a CDS encoding MFS transporter: MQRIPDLPTIPNRPMYIFLLVLTVANAVGYQGWSTLYTNFAVHEAGLTGVQNGLVQSLREVPGLLSIGVILLLLVLREHRLAALSVVMLGAGVLAAGFFPTFGGIVFTTMLMSFGFHYFETTNQSLILQYFDVRTAPLIIGRLRGLNAGGNLAIGAVIFLAAGVLPFSGLFAISGGLAVLAGLWALTQDPRAQGLPVQRRGMVMRKRYWLFYLLTLLGGARRQIFIVFSAFLLVERFEFGVREMTLFFMLNNAVNWFLNPLIGKAINAVGERRLLVMECLSLAGICLAYTVVEDRWLVGVLYVMDQIFFNFIVAVRTYFQKIADPADIAPSMAVSVAVNHVAAVVVPVVGGMLWMMDFRIPFYLGAALAGCSLVATLFMRVPVRGASC, encoded by the coding sequence GTGCAGCGCATTCCCGATCTGCCGACAATTCCCAACCGGCCCATGTACATATTCCTGCTGGTGCTCACCGTGGCCAACGCCGTGGGGTACCAGGGGTGGAGCACGCTCTACACCAACTTCGCCGTGCACGAGGCGGGGCTTACCGGCGTGCAGAACGGCCTTGTGCAGTCGCTGCGCGAGGTGCCGGGCCTGCTGTCCATCGGGGTCATCCTGCTGTTGCTGGTGCTGCGCGAACACCGCCTGGCCGCGCTTTCGGTGGTCATGCTGGGCGCGGGCGTGCTGGCGGCAGGGTTCTTTCCGACGTTCGGGGGCATCGTGTTCACCACCATGCTCATGTCCTTCGGGTTCCACTACTTCGAGACCACCAATCAGTCGCTGATCCTGCAATACTTCGACGTGCGCACCGCGCCGCTGATCATCGGGCGGCTGCGGGGGCTCAATGCCGGAGGCAACCTGGCCATCGGCGCGGTGATCTTTCTGGCCGCCGGGGTGCTGCCCTTTTCCGGCCTGTTCGCCATCTCGGGCGGGCTGGCGGTGCTGGCCGGGCTGTGGGCGCTGACGCAGGATCCGCGCGCCCAGGGGCTGCCGGTGCAGCGGCGGGGCATGGTCATGCGCAAACGCTACTGGCTGTTCTACCTGCTCACCTTGCTGGGCGGGGCGCGGCGGCAGATATTCATCGTGTTTTCGGCCTTTCTGCTGGTGGAGCGGTTCGAATTCGGCGTGCGCGAGATGACGCTGTTCTTCATGCTGAACAACGCGGTGAACTGGTTCCTGAATCCGCTCATCGGCAAGGCCATCAACGCCGTGGGCGAGCGCAGGCTGCTGGTGATGGAATGCCTGTCGCTGGCGGGCATCTGCCTGGCCTACACCGTGGTGGAAGACCGCTGGCTGGTGGGGGTGCTGTACGTCATGGACCAGATATTCTTCAACTTCATCGTGGCCGTGCGCACCTACTTCCAGAAGATAGCCGACCCGGCGGACATTGCGCCCAGCATGGCCGTGAGCGTGGCGGTGAACCACGTGGCGGCGGTGGTGGTGCCCGTCGTGGGCGGCATGTTGTGGATGATGGACTTTCGCATTCCGTTTTATCTGGGGGCCGCGCTGGCGGGGTGTTCACTGGTGGCGACACTGTTCATGCGGGTTCCCGTGCGGGGCGCGTCTTGCTAA
- a CDS encoding sigma-54-dependent Fis family transcriptional regulator, which yields MAKILLVDDEESIRFTLSAFLRRDGHVVVTASSLDEALHALEPANGGPPDLVITDIILRGGNGLDFARTVRERCPFVPVILLTGRPSVESAVRAVAEGAEQYLTKPVDKDQMLQAARTTLRHKALEDERRALVAERENLRVHLEAVFQAVPDVLVTVTPDLRIQRMNLAARELPGGARDARQTAGRRFDESLGLFAPLFRPVLDETLGARRASRRRRVSAQLADGREQVFEIEAAPLAGSGGEFLGALLVARDVTRLAGLEEALGHRTGMNQIIGRSAPMSELFHLLDELAQTDTTVLITGESGTGKELVAEALHRGGPRALGPLVKVNCSALSEHLLESELFGHVRGAFTGAVRDRVGRFQLAHGGTIFLDEIGDVSSAVQLKLLRVLQEREFERVGDTRTVKVDVRVITATNRPLAELVRSGKLREDLYYRLRVVELHLPALRDRLSDIPLLVDHFVEQFNIHFHRRVAGVTPIALQALMAHSWPGNVRELRHALEHGFILSRGDVIDVDALPPEVRAAVGLSAATVPVPRSIACDTDLPPQGTGVQRDGGRGMGHGVGRTPHESWASGTPPHGQTADAPAPRAGRNHSGFYPDGLPVNLPAPGRGGETAPPESPVPGGPTSPAMPVMPTGPAGGGYGGQVGEEHAPYGAEAGRRLRLTPELLAGALRRAGNNKARAARLLGVSRQTVYRKLVEFGMSEGATGEATAEADGGTSEGGPAGP from the coding sequence ATGGCGAAGATACTGCTCGTTGACGACGAGGAGAGCATCCGCTTCACCCTTTCGGCCTTCCTGCGCCGCGACGGGCACGTGGTGGTCACCGCGTCCAGCCTGGACGAGGCGCTGCACGCGCTGGAACCGGCCAACGGCGGCCCGCCGGACCTGGTCATCACCGACATCATCCTGCGCGGCGGGAACGGGCTGGACTTTGCCCGCACCGTGCGCGAGCGCTGCCCCTTCGTGCCGGTCATCCTGCTGACCGGGCGGCCCAGCGTGGAATCCGCCGTGCGGGCGGTGGCGGAAGGGGCGGAACAGTACCTGACCAAGCCGGTGGACAAGGATCAGATGCTTCAGGCCGCCCGGACGACCCTGCGCCACAAGGCCCTGGAGGATGAGCGCCGCGCCCTGGTGGCCGAGCGCGAGAACCTGCGGGTGCATCTGGAAGCGGTGTTCCAGGCCGTACCCGACGTGCTGGTGACCGTGACGCCCGACCTGCGGATACAGCGCATGAACCTGGCCGCGCGCGAACTGCCGGGCGGCGCGCGCGATGCGCGCCAGACGGCGGGGCGGCGCTTTGACGAGTCGCTGGGGCTGTTCGCGCCGCTGTTCCGTCCGGTGCTGGACGAAACCCTGGGGGCGCGCCGGGCCTCGCGGCGTCGCCGGGTTTCCGCCCAACTGGCCGACGGGCGCGAGCAGGTGTTCGAGATAGAGGCCGCGCCGCTGGCGGGCAGCGGGGGTGAATTTCTGGGTGCGCTGCTGGTTGCGCGCGACGTCACCCGTCTGGCCGGGCTGGAAGAAGCCCTGGGCCACCGGACGGGCATGAACCAGATCATCGGGCGCAGCGCACCCATGTCCGAGCTGTTCCATCTGCTGGACGAACTGGCCCAGACCGACACCACCGTGCTCATCACCGGCGAATCGGGCACCGGCAAGGAACTGGTGGCCGAGGCGCTGCACCGGGGCGGGCCGCGCGCGTTGGGGCCGCTGGTCAAGGTGAACTGCTCGGCGCTGTCGGAACACCTGCTGGAAAGCGAACTGTTCGGCCACGTGCGCGGGGCCTTCACCGGGGCCGTGCGCGACAGGGTGGGACGGTTCCAGCTGGCGCACGGGGGCACCATCTTTCTGGACGAGATCGGCGACGTTTCGTCCGCCGTGCAGCTCAAGCTGTTGCGGGTGTTGCAGGAACGCGAGTTCGAACGGGTGGGCGACACGCGCACCGTGAAGGTGGACGTGCGGGTCATCACCGCCACCAACCGCCCCCTGGCCGAGCTGGTGCGTTCCGGCAAGCTGCGCGAAGACCTGTACTACCGGCTGCGGGTGGTGGAACTGCACCTGCCCGCCCTGCGCGACCGGCTCTCGGACATCCCCCTGCTGGTGGACCACTTCGTGGAGCAGTTCAACATCCATTTCCATCGTCGCGTGGCCGGGGTGACCCCGATTGCCCTGCAGGCGCTGATGGCGCATTCCTGGCCCGGCAACGTGCGCGAACTGCGCCACGCGCTGGAGCACGGCTTCATCCTGTCGCGCGGCGACGTCATCGACGTGGACGCCCTGCCGCCCGAGGTGCGTGCCGCCGTCGGCTTGTCGGCCGCCACCGTGCCCGTGCCGCGCAGCATCGCCTGCGACACGGACCTGCCGCCGCAAGGGACGGGCGTCCAACGGGACGGGGGCAGGGGCATGGGCCATGGTGTGGGCCGGACTCCCCACGAGTCATGGGCATCCGGCACCCCGCCTCACGGCCAGACTGCCGACGCACCTGCCCCCCGCGCCGGGAGGAACCATTCCGGCTTTTACCCCGACGGTCTGCCCGTGAACCTGCCTGCCCCCGGGCGGGGAGGGGAGACGGCGCCTCCAGAATCGCCGGTACCGGGCGGACCGACCTCGCCAGCCATGCCAGTCATGCCTACAGGCCCGGCGGGGGGGGGCTATGGCGGCCAGGTTGGCGAGGAACACGCGCCCTACGGCGCAGAGGCTGGCCGCCGCCTGCGGCTGACCCCGGAGTTGCTGGCCGGTGCCCTGCGCAGGGCCGGGAACAACAAGGCCCGCGCGGCGCGGTTGCTGGGTGTTTCGCGCCAGACAGTGTACCGCAAGCTCGTGGAATTCGGCATGTCCGAAGGCGCAACCGGTGAGGCGACAGCCGAGGCGGACGGCGGCACGAGCGAGGGAGGCCCGGCAGGCCCGTAA